A window of Actinomycetota bacterium genomic DNA:
AACGTGGTGGAGGCCGTGCGGCACATGCGGGCGATGACGGCGGGGATCCGGCGGCTGACCGCGCTGGGAGCCGAGGAGCTCCCGGCGGCGGCGCGCGATCTCCGGGCCCCGCTCGACCTCGTGACCGAGGTCGCCCGCACCGGACGGCTCCCGGTGGTCAACTTCGCCGCGGGCGGACTGGCCACGCCGGCGGACGCCGCCCTGATGATGCAGCTCGGCTGCGATGGCGTGTTCGTCGGATCGGGGATCTTCAAGAGCTCCGATCCCGCCGCCCGGGCCCGGGCCATCTGCGAGGCGACGGCCGCCTTCGACGACCCGCAGGCGATCGCGCGGGTGAGCCGCGGTCTCGGTGAGCCGATGCGCGGTGAGGAGATTGA
This region includes:
- a CDS encoding pyridoxal 5'-phosphate synthase lyase subunit PdxS — protein: NVVEAVRHMRAMTAGIRRLTALGAEELPAAARDLRAPLDLVTEVARTGRLPVVNFAAGGLATPADAALMMQLGCDGVFVGSGIFKSSDPAARARAICEATAAFDDPQAIARVSRGLGEPMRGEEIEALEVKLAERGW